The Liolophura sinensis isolate JHLJ2023 chromosome 6, CUHK_Ljap_v2, whole genome shotgun sequence genomic sequence GcgcgccctgccacaagaagacacaccatatgcacacacacccaGTGTCACCTCATTGTCCTATGATTGAAACATTGTTTAGtacgatttattttatttatttatttatttataagatcggtgtttttacgccgtactcaagaataattcacttacacggcggtggccaacattatagtgggaggaaaccgggcagagcccgagcaaaacccacgacaatccacaggttgctggagtACCTTCCCCCGTACGACTGGAATGGAAGAGGAgaggctggacttgaactcacagcaaccgcatcgttgagaggcttctaggtcattgggcctgctggcgtgctaaccccctcggagACCCCCtgtttagtacgacgtaaaacccctcacatatatacaaatattattgATTTTATGCTAAATGAAAGACACCAAACTGAACTTATTTCCTCGACACCCATCGACAGAATCGTATATCTACGgaattgactgactgattgattgataggtTGGTTGATGAAATAGTATTTAGGGCTGTACTCCAAGTGCTCGGAGTATAAACCACCgtcctttggcaagtaactgatgaaCATTGTCACATGTGACTTACAGATGCTACATCCATAGAGGAAGCTCAGTGTTTATGCCATATAGCACGATGTAAGGCGAGCCATGACCAACGAACTCCATGTAAGACTACATAAAGACTATAGCACCGTCGGAGCTCCCCATGTTTCTTTAACAGTGTAAGAATATCATGTCACATTCCTTCATAGTTTATAACAGTAACCGTTTTTTTAATATTCTATGTGGCAAGAGGCAATTAGGGGACCAGCTACACGTTATTCAGTTGAACCAAGGTAATCATCAGAATACCTTAAAACTGATGCTATTTAGGataattttttcattatattttccCACTGAATACAGCagaaaaaattacatgtttgttaattgaaaccagAGTAAAGCAGTGATTTCTGGCAGGCAATTATGTATAACCCTGTGGCAACGGACAGGACAATAGGTGAGATTGCGTGAACAAATTCCTGTCGTGAAGTCAACATGATATGTTTATCTCGATCTAACACAGCTTTCCATCATTTGTGCTAAACAATGGATGTACCCACTAATCATTCACATTAGGATATGTAGCCTGAAAGCCTCAGTTTATCAGTTTAAACATCTGTATACTCCATTTGATTCTGGTTAACAGAGCCCAGATGTATCCAGAAATATCAGTACACAATCCATGCATATTTATCAGACCTATGAGCAGAAACTGTGTGACGACCCGAGAACCATTTTCAGCGTGTTGGTTATAACTTTTGTTATTGCATGGCAAATATGATTCATGGTATAAACAGGCCTCAGAAAGACTTGCCAAAATGatgagattttttttcatttttgattgattgatttatttatttcattggtgtttttcgccatactcaagaatatttcacgtatacgacagcagccagcattatggtgggaggaaatcgggcagagcccgagggaaacccacgaccatccgcaggttgctgtatgacattttcatttttgaggcactTCTTTATacttcttaataacccctctttTATGTGTATTTTCCGTCACTgatcggaaatattcggaaataaTGCCATCCATGAACATGCTGGGAACGCAGTACCAGTTCAGTGCCCCCACTTCCGTGTTTCATCCTCAGCATTGTTGTTCTGAtagctatcaccgttgacgtcaccaAAGCAGGCTACCTAATTTCTGGGCTTACCGCTGGGGCCTTATGAAAACTGTagtttgaagccatttttacaccccaagaagaaagctgagaagctttgTTTGTACCTTTATATGTTAAACCGCCATATATACTTCgctttaagaaataaaaaccaagcgttaTATGCACCCTTtaagttaatttatttcaatcttTTTCTAAGGTTAACTACGTCAGGATAAGAAATCATGTAAACCACGGTCAGTCTAGCCGCAGCCggaaagtaaatatttaaaagaaaagttaacaaaaaataTGAGGTTTATCCAGGATGAGAGGTGGAAACGGACCTAAACGGCAATTGGCATGTGCTTGGTCATTCAATAAATCATCAATTCTTAATCTGTAATTTTCATGACAAcatgggatgcgccatgttGGAGCAACCAGAAAGACGTCGCGTTACTTGTACCCCACGGTCTTACGTGCACAATTAATAGGCAAACTAGAGCTCGTGTGTCTGAAGCGGAAACATAAATAATTCGCGCCTGATTGATCATAATTGATAACACGGCGGCactttcgattttctcagtATATCCGATTCAGCTGACTTTGAACTAGGATATCGAGGTTATGtaacatcacaaagacaaaacGTTAGGCTTTATAAACTTCATGGACGATACTTTACcgatgcatacatatatttattctagtgttgtcttttcttttaacagaaTGGTTTGTAAACTCGTAGAATACAATGGAACTGACAAcagatcaaagaaataaatacaaacacattcAGATGAAATTCAATACATAGTATACGAAATGTACACAACAACATATACACAGCTTCTTAATACGTCATCCAACAGGGACGTTGAATCCAGGGATCTTCCTGACCACAGAAATCCAGTACGCACTAGTccatgatttattttcttacctatttatttttttggattggtgttttacgacgtactcaagagcatttcactcgTACGATAGTGGTTAGTGGGAAAGCCCAAGGGGAACCCACGagtatccgcaggttgctgcaggccttctcATATCGGatcggagagtaagccagcatgaactggacttgacttcacagcgacagcattggggagaggctccctAGGGATtttgctgcgctagcacgccaATCACTAGGGGCCTCAAATGCCCTCACTAGTCCACGAATGCACAAATGCTATCCTGGGAACAAACCATCAGCAGTCCGTATATGTCCGGATTTCTTCCAaaggtgaaaacaaaagttGAAAAGTCATTGTCACGTTTCTAAAATCAATCATTATAAACATGGTACACAAAAGCTCAGCATAGTATCGAGCCATTCAAGTGAATTTAACACCGCGAAAAGACAATAGCGTATAATCATTGACAAAGATATACGGGATCTCACATAAGCTGGCGAGGAAAGGGTTACtttgtttcaaaaatatgttttatgaggGTGATTTTTCCTGATAGGTCTGTTTATAATTTTTTGTTCTAAACTGATTAATTTTCTCAACAGGTCAATGCTCTGGGCCCAAATGTCGAAGCATTCTATTAATTTTGGTATATTGCCACTAAAGGAGAACTAACTATGAAGCATTTCTCATAATGCGTGTGGTGTAATACAATGGGACATTATCGTTTTTTCATAGCGGCTCAGTCCATACCTGGGCCAACATCGCCTATAGATCTGAGCAACTGGCTCATTTGACAACAACTTGAACGACCTTTGCTACAACAAGACTtaaaatgatgtataaatgCAGCTGTTCTAAGATGTGATCATATCAATCTGGTGGGCTTAGCTCCTCGGCCCGAGTTCGTCAGAGGGCAGCTGGGAATTGACCATGCTCTTTAGATTCAGGAGCTTTCGGAAGGCGATCCTAAACTGTGGCATTCTCCGGTGATAAATAACCGGATTCATGGCGGAATTGGCTATACCCATGAACGTGGTGAATATCCGGACGATATCATACTTCTCCCGAGAGTCACTGTCTAAAGCGTGTATCTCCCACAAAGTGAAAATGGTAAAAGGCAAAACACAAATGGAAAATACACCGAATACCAAAAGCAGACCTTTGGCagctttcttgtttttcagGAACATTGTCTTGTATTTACTGTCATTCCGTTCCCCTGACACAGAGGCCGCTTGACCACTTATCTGTCTGGACACCTTGTTTGCGGTGTGGAATATCTTCGCGTTGATTGCCCCAATTATGATAACGTCGATAAATACGTAACACATTATGAACGTAACGTACGTCGATGGAAGTACAATTGAGAATGTACACCTTACACAGGGTGTCCAGTCGTTCCAGCCTAGTAAAGGTAGAGAGGCGTATCCCAGGACGAAAGTCCAAGCTGCAGCACACAAGAACTTTGACACCCTAGTAGTCATGATCGTTGGGTAGGAGTAAGGTTTTTCAATAGCAATAAAACGGTCAATGGAAATGAGGAGCAATATAAGTCCTGATGATCCTGTAGAAAGGAAAATACCACAATATCTTAACATGCAAATGACAAAAACAGACTTAAGTGCGGGGATGATGAAAATGGTGATATGCAAAGGCAAAATGAAGAGGGCAACGGATAAGTCAGCAATTGCCAGgttaacaacaaaaatgttcgTACTTGTTTGCAGTTCACGGAACCTCCAAACTGCCACCAACACTAAAATATTCCCGAATGCCACAAGAATGATCAGCAGCACTTCTGGTATGATGTACATCAGAGTCTGTAGCTGAAACGTTTCCACTGAACTTGTATTGCCATCTGGATGGCAAAAAGTCTTATTAAAGCCATGACGTGTAGAATTCTCCAAACTGTTTATTCTATCCATAAATGATGACATCTTCTATAGGAAAGACGGCACTGAGTTTCTACTGAAATAAATTTGACAAATCGGCTATATTCTTAGCTTCTAGTAAATATATCTAATAAAATCAGCGAGCTTCTTGGTTCCGAGTCGTATAAGTCTGATAAAACAGCGATCCTCAGGGTTTCCAGACCTTACACCAGAACCAACAAGACGCAACTGTGCTGACGAAAACCCATGTATCCAGGAAACAGCCAATGTGCGATAGTTTAAACACAACAATCACGCATGATTCTATAGACAACCGAAAATCACTCATCATGTGATTGGTAGAGCTATACCTTTTATCACATGACTCTTTTTCTAACAAAAGCGGACACAATATCATGAGGAGAGAGCTTCTGCTGACAAATCACCGGTGAATTGGAACTGACAAATGAATCTCGTGTGAATTCATGCATATTACCCATTTTCGACGATAGCTGGCTATATTATTATCTTCAATATTTCCATAGGGTAGATTTTAGACTGccagttttgttttggttatatCCATTATATCCATTAAATGCTCGCCTCTAGCCATTGATCAAACGTGCACACATGCCTTAGGACGATAGCATGTTTGTTGTTCGTGCTGTGTACAAGTTAACTTAAAGAATTCCTGACAAGTGCTTTTAAACCAAGATAAACACAATGCAAACTGTGAAATGGGCAGAATGGGGGACATTGGCAGAGCTGTGAAAATGGTAGGCTATATGAATTGTATCTCAGACGAGCACAGAATCACTCACAAAagaataatgaatgaatgttgtCCACAGCTCTACATTCAGacgaaaaataaacaaaagcttTGGGGAATATAGAAAAGCAATCTGTACGCTACATCGTTGAATATTTAAAGACAGAGGAGTGAGACGTGAGACGTGAGACATAATCTAATCGCGGACTCACTAGATGCGCGTTCAGTCCGATCCGGGGACATTTTTGGCACTCGGTAGTCTGTCCAATACCTAAACAATTTCGCGGGTCCGAATCCACCTCTCGATGCCATGGTTTGTTTGCCGGTTAAGTGGCAAGGAGCGGTGGTTTTCTTAAGGCACATTGGTACCCTCCGTTTTGAAGCTTGACCAATATAAGAGTacaattcttcagtacggtgttaaacacgtgtgaaatgaataaacaaataaataaaaagtccCTGTCAGTATCTTGGATAGGGAATTTCTTGATTATTCTCCAGGTCTCAAAGTCCGTGGCCCTTGGAGACAATAAAATGCAAGGGACTATTTACGCGGTCAtgtttttagagacaaatagtTTTCATTTTCCTGAGATAATCATTTCACTCATTTCAGACGTGCCCGTTAACAATAAAGGTTATTAACCAAAACTACTTCAGGTTAATCCAAATACTATATCCGGACGATAAACATCGCACATCTCCACAGTGTCTTTACTGGCCATCATCATGGggatttcagttttatcattGCCCAAGCTAACCATACAATGTTGCGCGTGACTTACTCATTTGTATATAACTCTTCattgtttgtatttatatttttctgtggAGGATACatgtgtctgaaataaacacaatctGTCTACCTGTCTGAAAAGAAGGGTGCTCTTTGCTACAGCAGACATGGGTCACTAGCTAGGGAGACTAGTGACCCATCATGATTATATAGGCTGGCTGGTGATAGGCTGGGCTGGTCATAAGCTACAAACAAGTCATGTACATGACAGTTACACTAGCTGTCAGTACTTAAGTAACAAAAATAACACTTAAGTAACAAAGTCACCCCAGTTCCTGGCGTTACACTCATCCTAATTTATGCAAAGCTCATCTCTGGTTATGAAGGTTGCGGTGTTCTCCGGCGTGCATATCTACATAGATCAGACGTGTTCCAGATAAAATACAGATAAAGTGACCTACATATGAGAAGTTAGTAAGCTAGAATGGACCTCATGAATGTTTCTCGTAATTCCAGGTGTTAATGAGACGGATTTTTAGCATTTACCATCAACTAAGTAGAAACATATCGGCAACATGTTTGCGAAGTTTTGCACGATAGTTCTGTTAGCAGGCTATGTACTTGATACGAACAGTTCAGGCGTCGGACTCAAGGTACCCAGCGAGGCCGGATACAGACAAGCCATTGACGTCTCGTTTGATGGCGAGACCCCTATGTACCTCGTAGAAAAAAACTTCATCAGTTTCACGCTGGATAGCTACGCCTTTCTAGAACACCTGAGGAATTTTAACGTCACGTAATGTAGCCTATCATATTATTTTTCTCTGCcagagttgttgttgttgttgaacataTATTTGACAGGGCATTATCTTGTTCTGTATAACTCGGGTATAATCTTGACAGCTGCATCTTTTTGAAAGTTATTTTTGACATATATGCaggagttttatttattcatttatttacttacttattatttataatattctGATTATTGCACAATAATTCTGGAAATGCTCCGTCATGAATCTGCTACGGAGTTTTCATATGCTTGACGTGTTTAATGATTTACTTATAATTCATTCCTTTCATTGTGTCATGGCAAATATATGAAATGTCATGctatattttctgcatttaatttttcattcacgtcgtaaaacaacatttatattGATTAATACAAGTGCTAAACACCAATTAAGTCAGTATGCACCTGCTGTTTGTCCGAGTACGCCCGTTAAcgccaatcatataaataaataaataagtacatgtcgGACACATGTTGTGAGGACAACGCAATATTCTGAATGATTCTTGACGAGAGACAGTAAAAcctttacttacatgtacttctgcttAAGATATGCTGCAaaggggcatgtaatttgctattatttaaggtTTTACTGGAAGCGTTATGATAAAACcctataactgaggtaaactgacaagaggttggtatttcaccggttatgtgtgaccgaTTGGCTACTGTCATAAACTACCATCTTTATGCTGTTACTTGTTTGTGTCACAGCGACGTGAAGTACCAGAATGTAGCCCGTGGACTGATTCCAGCTATGCTGAGGGTTGGGGGTACAGAAGCAGACAAGCTAGTGTTCAGGTATCCAGATCGAGGCTTTCACGTCATCACAGGTATAACACTATATACCAAGATGGCGAGATGTGTTTGCCTGTTGATTTCATTTCTTAGCTTGTTTGAGGTTGAAATGGCCATACCACTCTCTGTGTAGCAATCTTAATAACAGCATATCAATGTGGTTGTGACATTTGGACCTGACGAGAAAGACATGACGAATGGGATTATTACGATACTAGTACTAGTTACGTCCTTGAAGACGGAGAATTGACTTACATTTGAAGATAAGGTGAACTTAAACTGTAACGACCTCCCCCTCCTCATACGATATGCTTGGTTTCGCGGGTAGTACATTTTATAAATTTCCAAATTTATAActatatttctttgtttttcatttcagctGAAGACTTTGACAAAGTGTGTGAATTTACCAAAACAGTGGGATGGAACATgagttttgacttaaatctgcTCTACAGAAACAACAGCCAGTGGAACGCTAGTGACGCTCTAATAATTATGAATTACGCCACCAGCAAAGGTTATGCAATAGATCTGGAGCTGGGAAATGGTGAGGGATTGTTTACAGTTTATAACAGCTTCTACTAAGTTAGCATCTGAATTAAACATTTGGTTCTCTAATACTGAACGAAGGATATAGGATTTACATGGAGTAATAGACTGTAGACAACTTGCACTTGCGGCCATGTTGAATCTGTAACAGAAGAATTTCATGGTTCAGTGCACACAGTGAAAGGCAACAGAAGAGGCCATGAAATTCGTTTGctgtaaattaaatattaaatcattttaaaactgaGATTAAAGAACGAAGAGAGTATTCAAAAATTCTTGTTGGTCACTTATACTATACCATAGACGTacttacatattacatgttctTTGTTTCTTACTGCATTTATATCCCGTATCAGAACCGGACTTGTACAAGCAAACACAGCGCGTGGCTCCCGCCCAGATCGGACGTGACTT encodes the following:
- the LOC135467125 gene encoding adenosine receptor A1-like, whose translation is MSSFMDRINSLENSTRHGFNKTFCHPDGNTSSVETFQLQTLMYIIPEVLLIILVAFGNILVLVAVWRFRELQTSTNIFVVNLAIADLSVALFILPLHITIFIIPALKSVFVICMLRYCGIFLSTGSSGLILLLISIDRFIAIEKPYSYPTIMTTRVSKFLCAAAWTFVLGYASLPLLGWNDWTPCVRCTFSIVLPSTYVTFIMCYVFIDVIIIGAINAKIFHTANKVSRQISGQAASVSGERNDSKYKTMFLKNKKAAKGLLLVFGVFSICVLPFTIFTLWEIHALDSDSREKYDIVRIFTTFMGIANSAMNPVIYHRRMPQFRIAFRKLLNLKSMVNSQLPSDELGPRS